In Kitasatospora gansuensis, a genomic segment contains:
- the trmB gene encoding tRNA (guanosine(46)-N7)-methyltransferase TrmB encodes MTATAPSPQPSPSARLSAAPAGYPAPMYPHRATEAQHREHRIRSFQPRRGRMTPAQAGALDRGWERYGLAIDGSPLDLAELFGGLPVTLEIGFGMGETTAAMAAADPSMGILAADVHTPGHGNLLQLLERTDSRNVRPAAGDAVILLRDMLPDASLAGLRVYFADPWPKPKHHKRRLVQESFLDLVLPRLAPGALVHCATDWEPYAEQMLAVLSASPELTNLHPEGDGSDWLEPAEHPAGTVPGYAPRPEWRPVTKFERAGIAKGHVVHDLLFRRR; translated from the coding sequence GTGACTGCCACCGCCCCCAGCCCCCAGCCGTCCCCGTCCGCGCGCCTGTCCGCGGCGCCCGCCGGATACCCCGCGCCGATGTACCCGCACCGGGCCACCGAGGCCCAGCACCGCGAGCACCGGATCCGCAGCTTCCAGCCCCGCCGGGGCCGGATGACCCCCGCCCAGGCGGGCGCGCTGGACCGGGGCTGGGAGCGGTACGGCCTGGCCATCGACGGCAGCCCGCTGGACCTGGCGGAGCTGTTCGGCGGCCTGCCGGTGACGCTGGAGATCGGCTTCGGGATGGGCGAGACGACGGCCGCGATGGCGGCCGCCGACCCCTCGATGGGCATCCTGGCGGCCGACGTGCACACCCCGGGCCACGGCAACCTGCTCCAGCTGCTGGAGCGCACCGACTCGCGCAACGTCCGCCCGGCCGCCGGGGACGCGGTGATCCTGCTCCGCGACATGCTGCCGGACGCCTCACTGGCCGGGCTCCGGGTGTACTTCGCCGACCCGTGGCCGAAGCCGAAGCACCACAAGCGCCGCCTGGTCCAGGAGTCCTTCCTCGACCTGGTGCTGCCCCGGCTGGCCCCGGGCGCGCTGGTGCACTGCGCCACCGACTGGGAGCCGTACGCCGAGCAGATGCTGGCCGTGCTCTCCGCCTCGCCCGAGCTGACGAACCTGCACCCCGAGGGTGACGGCTCCGACTGGCTGGAGCCCGCCGAACACCCGGCCGGCACCGTGCCCGGCTACGCGCCCCGCCCGGAGTGGCGGCCGGTCACCAAGTTCGAACGGGCCGGGATCGCCAAGGGCCACGTCGTGCACGACCTGCTGTTCCGGCGCCGCTGA
- a CDS encoding PrsW family intramembrane metalloprotease has translation MSSPPSGGPYPHTPAPAGERATTVDPPTRTAGTRTIPGPRVRRAGPLLSWHPYVRAEDLLRRARSLRYPALSSALAALALAGCGVLILQLVHRQTGTTGLLVGLGLALLPLPFVLGALAWLNQTARVPLRHTLFCLAWGACAATTVAILANGWASDFLIARQGSARGETLLADFATPLIEESAKGAALLMLLLPVRRRLRCHVQRICAVPLRHRPASGPRAARTGRPYRRPSGRPRLRPLPYFRRPPRARTHTRARSSPRTLSAGVVLGGVTACGFAFTENALYLGRAFTDDQQSRLDSIGLGAAPSLRDFDSTVHTFVLRGLLSPFAHPLFTALAGLGIAISLTTGRHWLARLAAPVGLLLSMAVHGCWNAAAGLGTNGFLLFYAALMVPCFAALVCFAFWARTRARAARHRPATA, from the coding sequence GTGAGCAGTCCGCCCAGTGGCGGCCCGTACCCCCACACCCCGGCCCCGGCCGGGGAACGCGCCACCACCGTCGACCCGCCCACCCGCACCGCCGGCACCCGGACCATCCCGGGGCCCCGGGTGCGGCGGGCGGGCCCGTTGCTGTCCTGGCACCCGTACGTTCGCGCCGAGGACCTGCTCCGCCGTGCCCGGTCGCTGCGCTACCCGGCGCTCTCCTCCGCACTGGCCGCCCTCGCGCTGGCGGGCTGCGGGGTGCTGATCCTGCAGCTGGTGCACCGGCAGACCGGGACCACCGGGCTGCTGGTCGGCCTCGGCCTCGCGCTGCTCCCGCTCCCGTTCGTGCTGGGCGCGCTCGCCTGGCTGAACCAGACCGCCCGGGTACCGCTCCGGCACACCCTGTTCTGCCTGGCCTGGGGCGCCTGCGCGGCCACCACGGTGGCCATCCTGGCCAACGGCTGGGCCAGTGACTTCCTGATCGCCCGTCAGGGCAGTGCCCGGGGCGAGACGCTGCTCGCCGACTTCGCCACCCCGCTGATCGAGGAGAGCGCGAAGGGCGCGGCGCTGCTGATGCTGCTGCTGCCGGTCCGCCGCCGGCTCCGCTGCCACGTGCAGCGGATCTGCGCGGTGCCGCTCCGGCACCGGCCGGCGTCCGGACCGCGGGCGGCCCGGACCGGGCGGCCGTACCGGCGGCCGTCGGGCCGGCCCCGGCTGCGCCCGCTCCCGTACTTCCGCCGCCCGCCGCGCGCCCGCACGCACACCCGGGCCCGGTCCAGCCCCCGCACGCTCTCCGCCGGGGTGGTCCTGGGCGGGGTGACCGCCTGCGGCTTCGCCTTCACCGAGAACGCGCTCTACCTCGGCCGGGCCTTCACCGACGACCAGCAGAGCCGGCTGGACAGCATCGGCCTGGGCGCCGCCCCGAGCCTGCGCGACTTCGACTCCACCGTGCACACCTTCGTGCTGCGCGGCCTGCTCTCGCCGTTCGCGCACCCGCTCTTCACCGCCCTCGCCGGGCTCGGCATCGCGATCAGCCTGACCACCGGTCGGCACTGGCTGGCCCGGCTGGCCGCGCCCGTCGGGCTGCTGCTCTCGATGGCGGTGCACGGGTGCTGGAACGCCGCCGCCGGTCTGGGCACCAACGGATTCCTGCTGTTCTACGCGGCGCTGATGGTGCCCTGTTTCGCGGCCCTGGTCTGCTTCGCGTTCTGGGCCAGGACCAGGGCCAGAGCCGCCCGGCACCGCCCCGCCACGGCCTGA
- a CDS encoding tetratricopeptide repeat protein encodes MAEQRVSRQELIRRRRRGGFVGRRAELAAFRENLDRDPAEEAYQFLFHVRGNAGVGKTSLLRQLEAVARERDAVTAYLDDDVHSAVEAMAAISAQCERQGRPLKRFDRLLATYRQRRHEAESAPVGQSDGEPSVAGTLAAQVGLAGLGAVPVVGALAGAVDPQQVALGADRLRGLLSARLRSHDDVQLVLTPVPLLTPVFLADLTELARQRPWVVLFFDTYERTAPVLDGWLRELLVDGGHGELPLNVLVVLAGQRRLDPGVWAGALDLVAELPLEVFTETEARQLLTARGITDERVTGTVLRLAGGLPVLLDTLAQARPSGPEAVQDPSGTAVERFLRWEGDPQRRAAALACALPLQLDQDVYGVLAEGDHYAWLRALPFVNEQAGKARYHDVVRTSMLRLQRTRSPQGWREQHTALAEAFGRWRSALERDLPRDGRWEDGAWLEYRLSETYHRLCANPHQALPGALVELVEACASGDSACRRAARTVVQAARDTEAEPLGPWGELLAGLDDSPELTVLTLLLTQPGLPAEHRAACFLARADRHQLGGDHPAAAGDCSAALALDPESVRAFATRARSRQALKQQPEALADCDRAVELAPEQGALLVQRGRLLRTMGRFEDALRDLDRAVALDPSDWHHRAERGEAYRLVDRPAEALAELTRATELNGAEAWPLASRGWVLHQLGRGEEALADLDRSLDLDPHQPWALTRRAELHRRAGRFDAALTDLDLAVALSPTWQWVVAERGETHRVMGRHPQALADFSRAIELSPAYAWALVRRGQTHELLGQHREAAADFTEALRIDRDLTERMLTSAHRQLGSFRVQLGTGRAGGLPGA; translated from the coding sequence ATGGCGGAACAGCGGGTGTCGCGCCAGGAGTTGATCCGGCGCAGGCGGCGGGGCGGGTTCGTCGGACGGCGGGCCGAGCTGGCCGCGTTCCGGGAGAACCTCGACCGCGATCCGGCCGAGGAGGCGTACCAGTTCCTGTTCCACGTCCGGGGCAACGCGGGCGTCGGCAAGACCTCGCTGCTGCGGCAGCTGGAGGCGGTCGCCCGGGAGCGGGACGCGGTCACCGCGTACCTGGACGACGACGTGCACAGCGCGGTCGAGGCGATGGCGGCGATCAGTGCCCAGTGCGAGCGGCAGGGGCGGCCGTTGAAGCGGTTCGACCGGCTGCTGGCCACCTACCGGCAGCGGCGGCACGAGGCGGAGAGCGCTCCGGTCGGCCAGTCGGACGGGGAGCCCTCGGTGGCGGGCACGCTGGCGGCCCAGGTCGGTCTGGCCGGGCTCGGCGCGGTGCCTGTCGTGGGCGCGCTGGCCGGCGCGGTGGACCCGCAGCAGGTGGCGCTCGGCGCGGACCGGCTGCGCGGGCTGCTGAGCGCGCGGCTGCGCAGCCACGACGACGTGCAGCTGGTGCTGACCCCGGTCCCGCTGCTGACGCCGGTGTTCCTCGCCGATCTGACCGAACTGGCCAGGCAGCGGCCCTGGGTGGTGCTGTTCTTCGACACGTACGAGCGGACCGCGCCGGTGCTGGACGGCTGGCTGCGGGAGCTGCTGGTGGACGGCGGGCACGGCGAGCTGCCGCTGAACGTGCTGGTGGTGCTGGCCGGGCAGCGGCGGCTGGACCCGGGGGTCTGGGCCGGTGCGCTGGACCTGGTGGCCGAGCTGCCGTTGGAGGTGTTCACCGAGACCGAGGCGCGGCAGCTGCTGACGGCCCGGGGGATCACCGACGAGCGGGTGACCGGCACGGTGCTGCGGCTGGCGGGCGGGCTGCCGGTGCTGCTGGACACCCTGGCCCAGGCCCGGCCGTCGGGCCCGGAGGCGGTGCAGGACCCGTCGGGCACCGCCGTGGAGCGGTTCCTGCGCTGGGAGGGCGACCCGCAGCGGCGGGCGGCCGCGCTGGCCTGCGCGCTGCCGCTCCAGCTCGACCAGGACGTCTACGGGGTGCTGGCCGAGGGCGACCACTACGCCTGGCTGCGCGCCCTGCCGTTCGTCAACGAGCAGGCGGGAAAGGCCCGTTACCACGACGTGGTGCGGACCTCGATGCTCCGCCTGCAGCGCACCCGGTCGCCGCAGGGCTGGCGCGAGCAGCACACCGCGCTGGCCGAGGCGTTCGGCCGCTGGCGGTCGGCGCTGGAGCGGGATCTGCCCCGGGACGGGCGCTGGGAGGACGGGGCGTGGCTGGAGTACCGGCTGAGCGAGACCTACCACCGGCTCTGCGCCAATCCGCACCAGGCGCTGCCCGGCGCCCTGGTGGAGCTGGTCGAGGCCTGCGCGAGCGGTGACTCGGCCTGCCGGCGGGCGGCCCGGACGGTCGTCCAGGCCGCCCGGGACACCGAGGCGGAGCCGCTCGGCCCCTGGGGCGAGCTGCTCGCCGGGCTGGACGACAGCCCCGAACTCACGGTGCTCACCCTGCTGTTGACCCAGCCCGGACTGCCCGCCGAACACCGGGCGGCCTGCTTCCTGGCCCGGGCCGACCGGCACCAGCTCGGCGGCGACCACCCGGCGGCCGCCGGTGACTGCTCGGCGGCGCTCGCGCTCGACCCGGAGTCCGTCCGGGCCTTCGCGACCCGGGCCCGGAGCCGGCAGGCCCTGAAGCAGCAGCCGGAGGCGCTGGCCGACTGCGACCGCGCCGTCGAACTCGCGCCCGAGCAGGGCGCGTTGCTGGTCCAGCGCGGCCGGCTGCTGCGGACCATGGGCCGATTCGAGGACGCCCTGCGCGACCTGGACCGGGCGGTCGCCCTCGACCCGTCGGACTGGCACCACCGGGCCGAACGCGGCGAGGCCTACCGCCTGGTCGACCGCCCGGCCGAGGCGCTGGCCGAGCTCACCCGGGCCACCGAGCTGAACGGCGCGGAGGCCTGGCCGCTGGCCAGCCGGGGCTGGGTGCTGCACCAGCTCGGCCGGGGCGAGGAGGCGCTGGCCGACCTGGACCGCTCGCTCGACCTGGACCCGCACCAGCCGTGGGCGCTCACCCGCCGGGCCGAACTGCACCGCAGGGCGGGCCGGTTCGACGCGGCGCTGACCGACCTGGACCTGGCCGTCGCGCTCTCCCCGACCTGGCAGTGGGTGGTCGCCGAACGCGGCGAGACCCACCGGGTGATGGGCCGTCACCCCCAAGCGCTGGCCGACTTCTCCCGGGCGATCGAGCTCAGCCCGGCGTACGCCTGGGCCCTGGTCCGCCGGGGCCAGACCCACGAGCTGCTCGGGCAGCACCGGGAGGCGGCCGCCGACTTCACCGAGGCGCTGCGGATCGACCGGGACCTGACGGAGCGGATGCTGACCAGCGCGCACCGTCAACTCGGCAGTTTCCGAGTCCAGTTGGGGACCGGACGAGCCGGGGGCCTGCCCGGAGCGTGA